The genomic interval GAAACCTTAGCTTTTGTTGCAGCTGTTGGCCCTGTTGTGCAGGTGGGGAAACCATGACATAACATAGAGATAAGTGATTGGGATAAATGCTTGGATGAAGTTACAAAGACATCAAAGTTTAGGTCTCTGTGTTACCAGGCCTTCTTAAAGGCTTCAAGTCATTTACACATATTTGGAAATACTATTCCTGATCTCCGTGCCATGCTTCTAGTACGTGTAATGGCACTGGTTGCTTTGTCCAATATTTGGGGCTGAAAATAAACGCCCACAGTGCTCAATGGCTCACATGCTGTGTAACAAGCTTTGGGCAGGTGCTTTACTGAAGACAGATTTTGAGCTGTGATTGTGCCCCAGCTTTACTTCTGGATTAATGAGTGCTCTGTGTGCAATATCTTAGTTGCAGCTTGCTCTGGGTTTGTCCAGGTACACATTGTTGTCTGTGAATTCATTCCCCGAAAGATGAGGAAACAGCAGACATGATCTCTGTCTCTACTCCCTCTCAAACATTTATTTCTTCTGTTCTTACTACAAAGAGGTTTGATCTCAGATAAATCCAGACTGTTACTAGTTCAGGCCTGGATTTTGTGGGGCTTTACATACTGATCTTTTCTGCCTTGAATGATTTTTGATGTTGTCCTCCACTAGTTTGTTACTCTTGACACTCTCCCCGTGTGATGTTAGACTTGGGTCTAACAAAGAGCTTCAAATTGTTTGTGCTCTTTTTTCCACTGATGTTGCTTACTCAAAGACCTGAGCTCTGTGAGTATGGTGGTGGCATCAGGCCAGAAACCACATTTGTGAACTCATTTGTGGATTATTTCTcatgaataaggtgaggaatgtCACAGTTGTTAATATATCAGCCAATTCAAATAGCAGGATTCCAGCACACACACACGCAAAAAACTTTATGAGGCTTCATGAAATTTGACAACGTTAAAACAAGGACAAGAGTATGTCTGACTCTGCTGCTTCTTGAATGAGCAGGGGAgttgtgctttgtttttttttaaacagggaGCAACCCCGAAGGATGGACCAAGCGCAGGATGTACCATAGTAACAGCTTTGCTGTCCCTGGCCATGAATTGCCCAGTGAGGCAGAATGTAGCCATGACTGGAGAAGTGTCATTGACTGGAAAAATTCTTCCTGTtggtggaatcaaggagaagacTATTGCAGTAAGAGCTCTTCTCTCATCTCTGTGCATTGtccacagcagagccctgggttggactccgtggggacagggacagccagggagggATTGCTCCTTGAACTGGAAGAGGCAGATTTCATTCCATACACAGGTTGGAAAAGTGTGGGATCTTGGTTGTGTCCCTGGTTGTGAGGAAAGGGATGGGACCCCAGGCTTTGTGCCAAGGCATGTATGTTAGCCTAGCTCAATTCCACCTACACTGGCAGAATTGAAGGTGACTGACAGCTTTAACTGGCTGTCAGAGCTGTCTGCTCTATCAGACTAGTACAGTTCAatcccctgtgctgtgctgaaTTGCTTGTTTCAGGAGGGCATCCAGTGGAGCTTTGACAGCATCTCTAAGTAACATTCTTAAAATCAAGGCTCTGTTCCCTAATTCCAGtgtgaaattgtttgaaattttaTACAGTTATCTTAGATAAGAGGAACTTAGATTTAGTATTTGTAGTTTTGGTTTaatctgttttgttttcagaattTCTTTCCAAGCGTTCAGGCTCTCTCCCTACTTTTCACCTGCAGAATTCTGGCCTACATAAGCCTTGCACCACACTTTTTTCAGTCAAGAGTGTTATTAGGTCTTCCTCCATTGAGCTGGGGCTTCACATCAGTGTTCTGTCAAGAGATATATTTGGGCTACAGCTTTGTACAGTGTGATTTCTTTTCCTTGTATGACTTAAAAACGAGTAGTTGTTTGTAATAGTCAGTACAGGACTAACCTGTGCTACGGCACTGACTGGCTGCACTTGCAGGAGTGAGTGGCCACAGGCCTGAACACAGGATCACCCCTAAAGCAATGGGTACAAACCTGTTCTGGGAGGAGCAGCTCTACTTTCTGTGCTCCTTCCAGGGAAGGTGTCTCTATGAAAAGGTTCTGTAGAATTTTACTAAGGGTATTGATGGGGTAGGTTGGTTTGACAAGCTGCTTCTAACTTTGCTTTCATCCAAGGCTTTATTGTCACCCAAGCTGGAACAGATACTTAGAACTCTGTGAAATAGTATGAATGTTCTGAACAATCCCCTGAGCTGCTGACATAGTCCAGCTAAAATGCCTCCCCTCCTGATCTGTCCCTGCAGCTGAGATGGCACTGGAGACTGTTTTGAGGCTTGAGGGGGCGATCTAGAACATGCTTCACCCTGGTGATACCTGTCACGAATGCCCTTGGTGCTCTCCATAGAAGAGAGTAAAGCTGGATCATGCTCCAGAATAACTGCTCTTGCTTTCAGAAATGGGGATGGGTGTTTCTGGTACATGGAAGGATTCCTAGGACTCAACAGACCAACTTTTTCTCCCCACAGGCAAAGAGGGCAGGTGTTACCTGCATCATTCTGCCATCAGAGAACAAAAAGGATTATTATGACCTTGCTGGATTCATTACAGAAGGACTGGAAGTGCATTTTGTGGAGCACTACACAGAGGTATTTGATATAGCATTTTCACGGCTGGATCTCACTGGAGGATGACATGCGGTGCCCTTGATGGCTGGAAGGTGTTCTGTCCCCAGGCACTCGGCCCCCCCACCTAGAGATGGGTGGCATGGGGCAATCCTGAAGTGGGACATGAAGCTATTGCTGCTGCGCAGCTGCCAAAATGAATTATGGCTCTGCTAGAATAAAGGATTTCTCAGTCTTTAATACTGAATTATGATCCACAATAAAGGATTTCCAATTTTGCCAAAGGAACGGGCATATTATAAGACCATAGTCTGGTCTTTTCTCATTGAAGATGTTTCAGCTATTTCACTGTAAATTTCTGTATGACTTGTGGGAAAGGACTGAACAGTACACCCAGAGCTAGGCTGATGTACAGCAGTTATTCCTGATGTGGTAGACGGCAAGTTAGCTCTCACAACCTGTCTCTATTTAaaagcctgggctgggctgaaaGGACACTGAAATCCTAAGATAGTTCAGCACAGCTAGTACAGTCAGCTGATAAAGGGACATGGTTCTCCAGGTTCAGTCACTGGGTCAATACCACCAGAAAGAACTCCAGGCTAAAGAGGGCAGACCAGCAACATGCCCAGCATCACCAGTCAGCAGCACTGTGCTGCACCACCGAGGGCCTGTGCCCCTCTGCAACAGCTGTATCATATTCAGGGAGCGAGAAAAGGAATTAAATATCTTGACTGTTATACATTAGTAAACACAGGCTTGGGGGCTGGAGAAATTGAATACTTCATCTTACAATGAActcttaagaaaaagaaaaaggtattCTGACCCAAGAACAGCTCTTGTCATCTCAGCAAGGGAGGCCTTAGGGGACAATAAAGAATCCAGCTACTGAAGTCCAGGGAGCTCTTGCTGACTCCAGGTGTCTTGACTTCTTGCTATCACACTGCAAAACACAGGCCTGAATAGAGGGTACAAGGGGAAACACAGGAGCAGGGTAAGCTGCATAAAGAATGGGCTGATGTGCCCTGCGGAAGAAGTGCAGAGTAGTTAGTTACTATTTTCAACAGCCATTTTTGCCCGCTTCCCTCCTACCACCATCTAGGTCTGAAGACAGACTAGGAGGTAGAAGGCATTATTCCAGAGATTTCCAGTCCTGAGACTGCACACAGTCATACAGGATTCCCCTCTAGGGTAAGTCACAGCAGCACCACTATCAGCAGCTCCACCTGCAGGTACAATAAACCACTGACCCAAATTCTTGATGGCTGAAGTTCTGGACCTTGTCAGGATCCCCCAGCAGCACCTACTCAAGTAGATGTACCAAGAACACTCACTACGCTGGTTTTGGGAGAAAGGACTTTATTGTGTTGAAACCTGTGCAACTCAATCCTTCTTTGCAGCAGCTTTCCTCATGGCTGCCAGGACATTACTGAGTTCCTCCCGCTTCCTCTTGGCCCGAATGTGAGTGCCGACCTGCAGGGAGAGAGCAGAGCTGTCTTTACCCAGTGCAGACTGGACAGACTGGGAATGCTGCAGGTGTCCTGCTGTTACACCTCAAAACCAGGCAGGACAGTAAAGTCCTGGAAAGATGAACTCGACCTCCAGCCAGGAGTTTGCCATTATGTCTCAGTAGTACCTCAACAGTTATTTGGACATGAAAGGGGCTGCTTTCAGCTCTCATAATCATTACAACTCAAGGAACCCTATTTAGTCTCCTGGTTAATGGCACCCAACCACTATCAGTGCTGCTCTCATTCTCCCCACAGCAGACATGCAAACCATGGAAAAATAGCATGACAATCCTTAATCCTTGAGCTCGGGGCCTTTTTAGCAAAGTACCTTTGCATCCATCTCCTGCTCTCCCGCCCAGCCCAAGAACATTCTCTCCACTTCACCATATTACACCAGTTactttcaaaacaaacaaacaaaaaaaaaagtaattaattaaaaAGCCAAACAGTCCTAGGAGAGGGCAGAAAACTGACGTACACTAGTTTCTGCCATCCATGTTAGTTGACTGACTCACCCGCTTCTTGATGAACTTCAGAGCACGTTTGTCCTTGGACACTTTGAGTAATTCCATTGCACGTCGCTCATAAGGCGCAAAGCCACAGACTTCCCTGATCATGTCTCGCACAAACTTGGTGTGTTTGGTCAGGCGctgtgggaagggagggaggaccTTGGTCAGCGGGTTACAAGGCACCATGCAGAGGggactgcaaggggctgtggaatACTCTCAGCTAGGCTTCAACACCAGCCCATGCTGTTGCCGTGGCCTAAGAAAACGTCATCCCTGACAAATCCTGTGGAGCATTTGAGCTTGGCTACGTGTGCCAGTCTGTCTTCAGGCTCAGGTCCGGCCGTGTCGCACACTGGCATAAACCCGCATTTTTGGAAAAAGCAGGTCCATGAGCTCAGCAGGATTTGCACTGCATCACACGGGAGATAGCTACACAGAGCATTTAGTGAGAATGAATAAGGGGCCCAGATGCATAGCATCGTGTCCCGTAACACGCATCAAACATAGACAGCTCCTAGGAGGGAAATTCGGAGCAGTTTTGTGGAAGACTGCCTGTTGTTACCAAGAGAAGCAAAATAGCAAAGACGCTAGAAGGCACACAGTTTCACATCTCCCCGCAGCCCTGCCCGGCCGAGCCCACCGGCTCGCCTGGTCCCGCAGTCACGGGCAGCGCAGGAGTTCTGAGCCGCTCCGTGTTCCGCAGCGAAAGCGCAGGCCGCAGCCCCGCGGACGGGGCCGGAGGCGATGGGCGGCTCCGCGCCGGACACATGAACACACCGGGAGCAGCGGCCTCGTTCGGCCCCCACAGGGGGAGAGGCAGGCCCAGGGCACCGCGCCAGCCGAGTCTCATACTCACCCCACGGCGGCGACACTGTCGGGGCTTGGACACGTTCTTCGTCACTTTGTAGCCCTTGTTAAGGCCCACGGCCATAGGGTAGCGGATGGCCATGGCTACGGCGCCCGGGCCCGATGGACACGGATGGACACAGACCCACTCGGCCGGACCCGCACCGCGATGATGGCGCCGCACCGGAAGGAACGAGCGCGCGCGGGGCAACGGGACGTGGCCATTTCCGGGGATGGGCGGGGCCGAGGGCGCGCGGGGGGAATTACGAGGGAaagggcgccccctggcggcgcggCTGGTGTCACAGCCATGAGGGGCTGGGGATCACCAGCGGTGGGGTCAGTGTGCCtgtgaggggacagcggggatgagAACAGGGTCACCCGCTCTGGGGTCACTGTGCCtgtgaggggacagcggggatgagAACAGGGTCACCCCGCGGTGGGGTCACTGTGCCtgtgaggggacagcggggatgagAGCAGGGTCACCCGCTCTGGGGTCACTGTGCCtgtgaggggacagcggggatgagAGCAGGGTCACCCCGCGGTGGGTGTGACAGAACTGCTGGTTCCCCTCAGCTGCGGCCGGGGGGCTTTGGGTGCCCACCGTACAGAGCCACGCAGCCCCGCACTTACAGATTTTTTTCCCATAAATTATAACTTTGGTTTCACTTGGCCAGGATTTGATAACGTTTGAGAGACAAACCTAAAGGAATAGATTAAACGATTTTGTTGGAATAAAATATACTGGATTTTCTTACTTCTGAAAGAGAGCTGAGGTGAACATGTGCAACTCAACTGTTTTCTGCTTTCAAAGACAATTTAATttgttgaaatggaaaatattggcTTGAAATTGAATATATTGGATTTTGAAACAAATTATGGAACTTTGCGTCCTGCTGTAGAGCTCGTCTTTGCACGACTGGTTCCTTTGATCCCAGGGCAGCGGTCCCAGCTCAGGCAGTCGGAGCTGCCCGACTCTGTCACCCCCTCACGGCACGGACTCCAGCAGGAATGGTCATGGCTTAGATGGTGGGACAGGTCTGACTCCGATGCCTTTCTCCTCAGGAGGGCAGCGTATGAACAGGCGTCTGCAGGGTAGACTGTCCCACACAGGCAGAAGGAGCTGCCTTTCTGAAATACTTCCTAATGTTTCTGAAGGTCAACAAAGAAAAGTTACGAATGCCAGTTTTGTTGTCAATCTGCACCTCTAAAATCAACATGAGTTTGAGATCATCTTTGCTACTGAGAACTATCACACAGGAGAGCTAAAGGTCTCCCCATCCACGAGCTCTGGGTTCCTCACAGGAGGAGCTGTTGCAGCACTGGGCTGGAGGAGGTGTCCCCTCTCCTGTtacctttcctgcccctgccaatgtgCATGGAGCTGCCTTAGGATGGCTGCTCACTCACCTCTGAATGTGCTGAAGAAGGGCCCTCACCCGCTCTGCGTCTGTGACCTCATCAAATACAGGTGGCCCTA from Melospiza melodia melodia isolate bMelMel2 chromosome 7, bMelMel2.pri, whole genome shotgun sequence carries:
- the RPL36 gene encoding large ribosomal subunit protein eL36, which translates into the protein MAIRYPMAVGLNKGYKVTKNVSKPRQCRRRGRLTKHTKFVRDMIREVCGFAPYERRAMELLKVSKDKRALKFIKKRVGTHIRAKRKREELSNVLAAMRKAAAKKD